TGGGCAGCACCATCGCGTTGAAGGAAGTTGCGATCTGACGAGTCTTGTCGATGATCACCGGGAAGTTGATCTTCGTCTCCATGCCCTGCATGAACTTCACCACGCGGTGCGTGCCGAACGAGTCGAGGTTTACCCCGATCACCTGGAGCCCCTTCTTCGAGAACTCGTTGTGGATCTCGATCAACCGCGGCATCTCCTCGATGCACGAGGCGCAGTAGATCGACCAGAAATCGAGGATCACGACCTTCTTCCCCTTGAGTTGGGCGAAGTCGACCTTCTGGTTGTCGATCGTCATCCCCGAAAACATCGGGGCCGGGGACCCTTCCTTGATCCCCCCGCCTCCCGCGAACAGGGCGAACGCCGGAGTGGGGAGGGAGGTGACCGAAACGGCGGCGAACAGGCAAAGAAGGGTGATTGCACGCTGCATCGCAGGGCAGCCTCCACGGTGGGTAATCGTCACTTTATATCACACCTCTTGCGGACAATGAAACAGCAAAGCATCGTTCCCATCCCCCGGTCGATCGATGTTCGTCGATTAGACGATCGCCTTGACGGAATCTTCATCCCTGCTGTAACATATCGGCGGTTTCCGGGTATTTCTTAACGTGACCAGGGCGATATCGTCCAAATCTGCCAGGAGGTTTTCCATGAAGAAGATCCGTTTCGCTCTCCCGAAGGTGGTCGGTTCCTC
The bacterium genome window above contains:
- a CDS encoding TlpA disulfide reductase family protein, which encodes MQRAITLLCLFAAVSVTSLPTPAFALFAGGGGIKEGSPAPMFSGMTIDNQKVDFAQLKGKKVVILDFWSIYCASCIEEMPRLIEIHNEFSKKGLQVIGVNLDSFGTHRVVKFMQGMETKINFPVIIDKTRQIATSFNAMVLPTTLLIDASGKIRFYHVGYKPGDEKSLRSVVVQSLKEIRK